One Paramisgurnus dabryanus chromosome 10, PD_genome_1.1, whole genome shotgun sequence genomic region harbors:
- the cplane1 gene encoding ciliogenesis and planar polarity effector 1 isoform X7: MPRMELKLKVLLSSSIKRRKPWPRFCWLGKEKEAVFLLDDNRLSEIHLQSGRTKKKTPKLQALLQRVVTMSSCQNGMWLVGLLISGELFLWNKDKDSLKMVSAVPAVHDLASSIKGSVTTLRLSLLVSENGQRVYLAALTGQIFLWECLSPQDLSSPRDITVKGRWSQIGHPENTQLPSLKDKEASIHSVFVKNQAVGDVCLSVFVFSTEDQLTITFLKIQWEMMKESKLGPVGFTVHWVSKSYIFNQLVPPCRPLKSRGALVPALSPDGLLLAIVLNQKDPRVTQVLFISTQNFVTVSSLLGGCGLKTLNIPAKYVRSYWVGSVSWTPEGLYLACVLKRGSLLMLARLGGLVSLSTTGCNIEFGAAHFLPLHPLVTYRPPEPLHTQDGALSSSSVSIRDPMRQRYSVTWHPRQPIMIVSDGYVVTVLRLPRRPSATAIMSSLLLDSAHGLEDIRSTMGSSEISPQVKSRLESMSTLTFTGSLLALKETDPPLSTLPLYLQDTGDLTQFTERAQGEEDDEDSDDGLHSHMHDAGKLEFASMFDTLHAQTHSVDPKPTSSALPEDHNKVYRNLLRVWALGVSVGGAVEQRERLLKYTITCVVRLINLLRVSRKNKSSWVTCALRVLRSLLSFLPWDGTCTGGRSCLPIAVELSRRFVDMFLPLSSELSTHNFNAALLVLREASHSINMTYGLQPGTLHHEEGDRVSLSCDRFTVLLLHEDTETNAETITTVQDRNLPSNRLVVIWRDVYRRALQYQTKLNNSKNQNEYEKMSAVISEIQQALQTAGDCLEESHALRNYIGEQHFILGEYTDSVQVWRAELFAESEEAGPLTCYLETRYCLALLYAHLFQYHLREAQALCDRLARQLQPQAGQQDKETSGLADESAIEVWCLGPVGREAAVAVVQSLGRFMAAYFTNQPICILPPHSVEVLPPLHLPHDAGGRVVELSQSRVVVALRSQHLSEVWTVDYALELLLLGGLLPEAVWVAQHLGDWKMAATLSLAYSNYCSSHFDMSSLKWRELHLPVELRPAVIFQTQLEMLLGHVAMCEEDENTDPACVEDVEHLQVSVQEILKASVMAEVDVFSQPLTRLLDSAKKRAASLSVLVPAVFYLPAPPLYCPQPSPDPQDTVRLSCLVLERDSRCQVSVLVQKVLLLFRASHSSRPAAQWYISNLNRCRRLLHKIRKMSSEINADLIPEGLKKFFNHHGFFQSRPGKDTDCVTVQTIICFRELCALCWMLHARDQLTISCRRYQTVRNQDKDAQLSDVSVADLCVEALRWACRLLPFCRFLNAEEALQDLILSLVSELPPCHVTAETLARAFPEEEESVRVPLREKYTSLVKRLRPVLVPDTSTTEVLSGSKRADFVGETMMILIRDQIRRRRRELRRLEKHLSTLETFLWEREEEEERGGADSILKRLSLGMSLSDSTLTDCGRPLVYSEGDTAETLSETLSPDLQTKSAHGLKTTKMQDSAGRSMHDRKEDKRSHSLEPKATKSTQDELKSPCLPTVGTWEFELEDEEYTIFLELFLSYVLEKGMLDAEESELPLLSSYSKQLHTKELHSATFDLLTTLKRRQRDGHQTGCKRGARLPLFRAGHCFQTVPVTPELPPSTELASSFQTNTTSAWALPGHRVGQPRGLFGLRQQSTLKSSEVQVRSEVQSISQNSLPITPHGRFWDIIILSQAELDIQVPLDSTLETRFPQLARLLEWMMRWADKRVLLSQPIRKRSEGSSDSVVIRAKASTPAVLSALELLEERYTAALLATNKHDSHFKQRPVVGAIEASSDSVLRSITDWRRDRDNIVDTDHPTSAETSIILPNLDDQHTYSHYVNEVENVADQIDTQLSEEEEEDDVISDVQNNSTGSEEIRRKIRQSAVTEDDESTVDDVTEGSLLSSNQSRAIREAKAQTLTLADLECPNTDEHSDEQSEGNQVSCETQHHDAPVDTNSLRHEASDGVQQADLSSSHLMPAERMMCSERQSTAHPDPPQTRAEIQTDPVRQLLQDELFRLVQLQQINFMSLMQVVGASFTNLPLSQLNPLQSNVNLPQTSVLSAQSDPRSEPTQNIQHAASDSAKRPTRAPGEEVTNHSNHQSVDMEQRNPALRTRDLEQLTIRSDWAQDAQTDGNSFIPTSQGLLTTAHNPTSLQKGRSDVFNAHPKFTPGPRAASSSHGLRLLQLQPTQPSLIRPPPSPPPSACVPVREAWTPNLHFPSVHTNVLPDQYRPSSVCKAENTGRTWVEPSAAPSTLVHRSRYNTEMMRGGAEHQSFPPGPHRAVPVVGLPLLRFHPDAQRPVTLPRIPQPTVPKSPSVGMAGTAHWPRLQLLHRDPDPPRAGVQISAPPVRTPRLIPLEELLRWTAGKQTCADTKLQLLQTDNIPVNSHITSSSSKRQKRREEKNKDEKIGVTFRPDDSIIPPDEIPPPAEEVSDQNDGYVIPLGTYESELTGQMLLDKMYSTSAELHAFASMQKRPPEIQDACTNTEPGLSYSITDKALSVQVPSSPRMQSASIGNGDLVDVAPVVPPDVFLNLRFSKDQSSDQPESRRLSNTDINAEGRRFINVIDLTDDCLLHNLTPNSPPPPPSSAQLHLLAANVLNPAPDSAPTENITLQSPSVHPSSPVAVETDDVLSGDPVTLSVLSGVKIPSQSLERVFMSRSQISARLSEMDAQLLRLQDIADHMDREFTNTRMLVNSIETLHPVMTPSVERGLYSRPLTTLREEKNEKLNFGLAAVQERGEEEMLSSTVCNQSSSHSPPTVKPERRVQETDRDLTDSLLDDPGTRVDETLGLTGLSDVRDILSELIRDGALSRSALGLSQRGAGTSNRSEVKQGGVMMEEERRDLRIWMRRKQRERLTEYHKQREKKREAEHRPFTSPLKHNPTSVNLATNKKAKEERDKMVLQEHYEHRARDACSLITDLLTTPLNLPTNPHQSLRSQSQSSVRNKTTPKTGPHGRSASSLGKTVVLQKKSTAKPHGSLSSRLGLHRPASALPGDRLSQVTRRGMLTDVKARQGKKTIHQKQKNGFQTSTVKDQMPVEDTDERHVMSPWKRSIDINTILRLADQERFDEYDEEVFTGVDLMGLDALSDSTGSVLSKLDWDAIEKIAAEEENK; the protein is encoded by the exons GAAAACCCCAAAACTTCAGGCACTGTTACAGAGAGTGGTGACTATGTCCAGCTGTCAGAATG GGATGTGGCTGGTGGGTCTTCTGATCTCTGGAGAATTATTTCTCTGGAATAAAGACAAAGATTCCCTGAAGATGGTTTCTGCTGTCCCTGCGGTTCATGACCTGGCTTCCTCCATTAAAG GTTCAGTAACGACATTACGACTTTCTCTGCTGGTTTCGGAGAATGGACAGAGAGTTTATCTGGCAGCGTTAACAGGACAGATTTTCCTCTGGGAATGTTTGTCACCTCAGGATCTGAGCAGTCCACGAGATATCACAGTGAAAGGACGCTGGAGTCAGATAGGACATCCTGAAAACACTCAGCTTCCCTCCTTAAAGGACAAAGAAGCCTCAATTCATAGCGTGTTTGTGAAGAACCAG GCAGTTGGTGATGTTTGTCTGAGCGTGTTTGTCTTCAGTACAGAAGATCAGTTGACCATCACCTTTCTGAAGATTCAGTGGGAGATGATGAAGGAAAGCAAACTTGG TCCAGTAGGTTTTACTGTACACTGGGTCTCCAAGTCTTACATCTTCAACCAGCTTGTGCCTCCATGTAGACCACTGAAGTCTAGAGGAGCTCTGGTCCCAGCACTATCACCAGATGGTTTATTACTGGCAATAGTCCTTAACCAGAAAGATCCAAGG GTAACTCAGGTGTTGTTCATCAGTACCCAGAATTTTGTGACCGTGTCCAGTCTGTTAGGAGGATGTGGCCTTAAGACACTCAATATTCCAGCCAAATATGTGAG GTCATACTGGGTCGGTTCTGTTAGCTGGACACCAGAAGGGCTTTATCTCGCCTGCGTGCTGAAAAGAGGCTCTCTGCTCATGCTGGCACGTTTGGGTGGACTGGTGTCTCTGTCCACAACCGGATGCAACATCGAATTTGGTGCCGCCCACTTCCTGCCTCTCCATCCATTGGTCACATACAG ACCTCCAGAGCCTCTGCACACACAAGATGGCGCTCTCTCCAGCTCCAGCGTGTCGATTCGTGACCCCATGAGACAGCGATACTCCGTCACCTGGCACCCACGACAGCCAATCATGATCGTGTCTGATGGTTACGTGGTGACTGTGCTCCGACTGCCCAGACGGCCGTCTGCGACTGCGATCATGAGCTCTCTCCTGCTGGACTCTGCTCACGGGCTGGAGGACATACGCAGTACCATGGGGTCATCTGAGATCAGT ccTCAGGTCAAATCCAGGTTGGAATCCATGTCCACTCTGACGTTCACAGGAAGTCTGCTGGCTCTTAAAGAGACCGATCCTCCTCTTTCTACTCTACCACTGTACCTACAGGACACTGGAGATCTCACACAGTTTACAGAAAGAGCTCAG GGTGAGGAAGATGATGAAGACTCTGATGATGGTCTCCACTCACACATGCACGATGCAGGCAAGCTGGAGTTTGCGTCAATGTTTGACACTCTTCATGCACAAACACACTCGGTAGACCCAAAACCAACATCTTCAGCCCTGCCGGAGGATCACAACAAGGTTTATAGGAACCTTCTGAGAGTTTGGGCTCTGGGCGTGTCTGTGGGAGGAGCCGTCGAGCAGAGAGAGCGTCTTCTCAAATACACCATCACCTGCGTCGTTCGGCTTATAAACCTCCTCAGGGTCAGTAGAAAAAACAAAAGTTCATGGGTCACGTGTGCTCTTCGTGTCCTCAGATCTCTCCTGTCCTTCCTGCCGTGGGACGGTACGTGCACTGGAGGCCGCAGCTGTCTGCCCATAGCGGTTGAGCTCAGCAGACGATTCGTTGACATGTTCCTCCCCTTGTCATCAGAACTTTCCACACACAACTTCAACGCAGCTCTGCTCGTCCTCCGAGAGGCGTCTCACAGCATAAATATGACCTACGGTCTCCAGCCGGGGACATTGCATCATGAGGAAGGCGACCGGGTTTCATTGTCATGTGACAGGTTTACAGTCTTGCTGCTTCATGAGGACACTGAAACTAATGCTGAGACCATCACAACAGTACAGGACAGAAATCTGCCGTCCAATAG ATTGGTGGTTATTTGGCGTGATGTCTACAGACGAGCTTTGCAGTACCAGACTAAGTTAAacaacagtaaaaatcaaaacgAATATGAGAAGATGTCAGCTGTCATTTCTGAAATCCAGCAGGCTTTACAAACAGCTGGAGATTGTCTTGAGGAAAGCCACGCGCTGCGAAATTACATCG GTGAACAGCACTTTATTTTGGGTGAATATACTGACAGTGTTCAGGTCTGGAGGGCTGAATTGTTTGCAGAGAGCGAGGAAG CAGGTCCATTGACGTGTTACCTGGAGACACGCTACTGTCTGGCTCTTCTGTATGCTCACCTGTTTCAGTATCACCTGCGTGAAGCTCAGGCTCTGTGTGATCGTCTGGCCCGTCAACTGCAGCCACAGGCAGGACAACAAGATAAAGAAACATCAGGATTGGCTG ATGAGTCTGCGATTGAGGTCTGGTGTTTGGGGCCAGTGGGTCGTGAAGCTGCTGTTGCTGTGGTTCAGTCTCTGGGCAGGTTTATGGCTGCGTACTTCACTAACCAACCCATCTGCATTCTGCCTCCACACAGTGTGGAAGTGCTGCCACCTCTCCACTTACCACACG ATGCAGGCGGGCGTGTCGTTGAGCTGTCTCAGAGTCGTGTGGTGGTTGCCTTGCGTTCTCAGCATCTGTCAGAAGTGTGGACGGTGGACTACGCTCTAGAGCTCCTCCTGCTGGGTGGGCTGCTGCCCGAGGCCGTGTGGGTGGCTCAGCATCTGGGAGACTGGAAGATGGCAGCGACCCTCAGCTTGGCATACAGTAACTACTGCAGCAGCCATTTTGACATGAGCAG TCTTAAGTGGAGAGAGCTGCACCTTCCCGTAGAGCTGCGACCTGCAGTGATCTTCCAGACTCAGCTGGAGATGTTACTGGGACATGTGGCTATGTGTGAAGAAGATGAGAACACAG ACCCAGCGTGTGTTGAGGACGTGGAGCATCTTCAGGTTTCTGTGCAGGAGATCTTGAAGGCATCGGTCATGGCTGAGGTGGACGTTTTCTCTCAACCACTAACACGCCTGCTGGACTCGGCCAAAAAACGAGCAGCATCACTTTCTGTTCTAGTTCCTGCTGTGTTTTATCTGCCCGCCCCCCCTCTGTACTGCCCACAGCCTTCACCAGACCCACAG GACACAGTAAGATTATCATGTCTGGTTCTGGAGAGAGACTCTCGGTGTCAGGTTTCTGTGCTGGTCCAGAAGGTTTTGTTGCTCTTCAGAGCTTCACATAGCTCTCGTCCTGCGGCTCAGTGGTACATCAGCAACCTAAATCGCTGCAGACGCTTACTACACAAG ATCCGGAAGATGTCATCTGAGATCAACGCTGACTTGATTCCAGAGGGCTTGAAAAAATTCTTTAATCATCATGGATTCTTTCAATCAAGGCCTGGCAAAGACACGGACTGTGTAACTGTACAAACCATAA TATGTTTCAGAGAGTTGTGTGCTCTTTGCTGGATGCTTCATGCCAGAGACCAGCTTACAATCTCATGTAGAAGATACCAGACTGTCAGGAACCAGGATAAAGACGCTCAG CTCAGTGATGTCAGCGTGGCAGATTTGTGTGTTGAGGCCTTGCGTTGGGCGTGTCGTCTTTTGCCTTTCTGTCGTTTCCTAAACGCAGAAGAAGCCCTGCAGGATTTAATACTTAGTCTGGTGTCTGAGCTGCCACCCTGCCATGTG ACAGCAGAAACTCTAGCGAGAGCGTTTCCCGAAGAGGAGGAGTCTGTTCGTGTGCCACTACGGGAGAAGTATACATCACTGGTGAAAAGATTGAGACCCGTGTTAGTACCAGACACCTCTACAACAG AGGTGCTATCAGGAAGCAAAAGAGCAGACTTTGTCGGGGAGACGATGATGATTCTGATCCGAGATCAGATCAGGCGGAGACGCAGAGAACTTCGGCGCCTGGAGAAGCATCTGTCTACATTGGAGACGTTCCTCTGggagagagaggaagaggaggagaggGGAGGTGCAGACTCCATCCTAAAACGTCTCTCTCTTGGGATGAGTTTGAGTGACAGCACTCTTACGGACTGTGGTCGCCCCCTAGTGTACAGTGAAGGAGACACAGCCGAGACACTGTCTGAGACGCTTTCTCCTGACCTACAGACCAAGTCTGCACATGG CTTGAAAACAACAAAGATGCAGGATTCAGCTGGCAGATCAATGCATGACCGTAAAGAAGATAAACGTTCACATTCATTGGAACCCAAAGCAACAAAGTCAACCCAAGATGAACTCAAGAGCCCTTGCCTGCCCACAGTGGGAACCTGGGAATTTGAACTGGAAGATGAAGAGTACACAATCTTTCTGGAGTTGTTCCTTAGCTATGTGCTGGAGAAAGGCATGCTGGACGCTGAGGAGTCTGAGCTTCCCTTACTGAGCAGTTATTCCAAACAGCTCCATACAAAAGAGCTACACTCGGCGACCTTTGACCTGCTGACCACTCTCAAACGGCGTCAAAGAGATGGACATCAAACCGGCTGTAAGCGGGGTGCGCGATTGCCCCTGTTTCGGGCCGGTCACTGCTTCCAAACTGTCCCGGTAACCCCAGAACTTCCCCCCTCCACCGAGCTGGCTTCGTCTTTCCAAACAAACACCACGTCTGCTTGGGCTCTACCTGGACATCGCGTCGGACAACCACGAGGACTATTTGGCCTCCGTCAGCAGTCAACGCTGAAGTCCAGTGAGGTTCAAGTGAGGTCAGAGGTTCAAAGCATCAGTCAAAACTCTCTCCCGATAACACCACATGGCAGATTTTGGGACATTATTATCCTCTCACAGGCTGAATTAGATATTCAAGTCCCACTGGACTCCACACTAGAGACTCGGTTTCCTCAGCTGGCCAGGCTGCTGGAGTGGATGATGCGCTGGGCGGACAAGCGGGTCCTACtctctcagccaatcagaaagaGGTCAGAGGGCTCCAGTGATTCTGTGGTTATCAGGGCCAAAGCCTCGACCCCTGCAGTATTATCTGCTTTGGAATTGCTAGAAGAACGATACACCGCCGCCCTGCTGGCTACAAACAAACATGACTCCCATTTTAAG CAGCGTCCTGTGGTGGGAGCGATTGAAGCTTCTTCTGATTCAGTCCTGAGGTCGATCACAGACTGGAGGAGAGACAGAGACAACATTGTGGATACAGATCACCCGACATCTGCCGAAACGTCCATCATCCTTCCAAACCTGGATGACCAGCACACCTACAGCCATTA TGTGAATGAGGTTGAAAATGTTGCGGATCAGATAGACACTCAGCTGTCtgaagaagaagaggaggatGATGTAATATCTGATGTACAGAATAACAGCACTGGATCAGAAGAAATCAGGAGAAAGATCAGACAGAGCGCTGTGACTGAAGACG ATGAGAGCACTGTTGATGATGTCACTGAGGGATCATTGCTGTCgtccaatcagagcagagctatCAGAGAAGCCAAAGCTCAG ACATTAACCCTGGCTGATCTGGAGTGTCCAAACACAGATGAACATTCAGATGAACA GTCTGAGGGAAATCAAGTCTCGTGTGAAACACAACACCATGATGCTCCTGTAGATACAAACAG TCTCAGACATGAAGCATCAGACGGTGTTCAGCAGGCAGACTTGTCGTCTTCACACCTGATGCCAGCTGAAAGGATGATGTGTTCAGAGAGACAGAGTACTGCTCATCCAGATCCACCTCAGACCAGAGCAGAGATTCAGACCGACCCCGTCAGACAGCTGCTTCAGGATGAGTTATTCAGATTAGTGCAG CTTCAGCAGATCAACTTCATGAGTCTTATGCAGGTGGTGGGGGCGTCCTTCACTAACCTACCGCTGTCTCAACTCAACCCGCTTCAGTCTAATGTGAACTTACCACAGACCAGTGTGTTGTCTGCACAATCTGATCCCAGATCTGAACCCACACAGAACATCCAACACGCTGCATCTGACAGTGCTAAACGTCCTACACGAGCACCAGGAGAAGAGGTCACCAACCATAGCAATCATCAAAGTGTTGACATGGAGCAGAGGAACCCTGCCCTCAGAACTCGG GATCTCGAGCAGTTGACTATTCGATCAGACTGGGCCCAGGACGCTCAAACAGATGGCAATAGTTTCATCCCGACCTCACAAGGACTGCTCACCACTGCGCATAATCCCACATCTCTCCAGAAGGGTCGTAGTGACGTCTTTAATGCTCACCCAAAATTTACAcctggaccaagggcagcttcATCATCACACGGGCTACGACTTTTACAGCTTCAGCCAACACAACCGTCTCTTATAAGACCTCCTCCTTCTCCTCCTCCTTCTGCATGTGTTCCTGTGAGAGAGGCCTGGACGCCAAATCTTCATTTTCCCTCAGTTCACACAAATGTCCTCCCTGATCAGTACAGACCTTCATCTGTCTGTAAAGCTGAGAATACAGGCAGAACGTGGGTGGAACCATCAGCGGCACCTTCAACACTCGTTCATAGGAGCCGTTATAACACAGAGATGATGAGAGGAGGTGCAGAACATCAAAGTTTTCCTCCAGGTCCTCACAGAGCGGTTCCAGTTGTAGGTCTCCCTCTGCTGCGCTTTCACCCTGATGCCCAGCGCCCTGTGACGCTGCCACGTATACCACAACCCACCGTGCCAAAGTCACCCAGCGTGGGTATGGCAGGCACGGCCCACTGGCCCAGACTTCAGCTGCTGCACAGAGACCCTGATCCACCCAGAGCT GGGGTACAGATCAGCGCACCTCCGGTACGAACCCCTCGTCTTATTCCTCTGGAGGAGCTGTTGAGATGGACTGCAGGGAAGCAGACATGTGCTGACACTAAACTACAGCTATTACAAACAGACAACATCCCTGTGAACAGTCACATTACCAGCTCATCCAGCAAGAG ACAAAAGAGGAGAGAGGAGAAAAACAAAGATGAAAAGATTGGAGTCACTTTCAGACCAGATGATTCCATCATACCCCCAGATGAG ATTCCTCCGCCTGCAGAAGAAGTGTCAGATCAGAATGATGGTTATGTTATTCCTTTAG GTACCTATGAGTCTGAACTGACAGGACAGATGTTGTTGGATAAAATGTATTCCACCTCAGCCGAGCTTCATGCATTCGCCTCCATGCAGAAGAGACCTCCTGAAATCCAGGATGCCTGTACAAACACTGAACCAG GTCTGTCTTACTCCATCACAGATAAAGCTTTGTCTGTCCAGGTGCCGTCATCTCCCAGAATGCAGTCTGCTT CTATCGGTAATGGAGATCTGGTAGATGTTGCTCCAGTAGTCCCTCCAGATGTCTTCTTGAATCTGCGTTTCTCTAAGGATCAATCATCAGATCAGCCAGAGAGCAGAAGACTCTCAAACACAGATATT AACGCTGAAGGAAGAAGGTTTATCAATGTGATTGATTTGACCGATGACTGTCTGCTACACAATCTGACCCCCAAttcaccaccaccaccaccctCATCTGCTCAACTCCACCTACTGGCAGCTAATGTCCTTAACCCCGCCCCAGACTCCGCCCCCACTGAGAATATTACATTACAAA GTCCTTCTGTCCATCCCTCGTCTCCTGTAGCTGTGGAAACTGATGATGTTCTCAGTGGAGATCCTGTTACTCTGAGTGTCCTGTCAGGTGTTAAGATCCCTTCTCAATCTCTGGAGCGGGTCTTCATGTCCAGGAGTCAGATCTCAGCACGTCTCTCAGAGATGGACGCTCAGCTCCTCAGACTGCAGGACATTGCTGATCACATGGACAGAGAGTTTACCAACACCAGAATG CTGGTCAACAGTATTGAAACACTACACCCTGTGATGACGCCCAGCGTAGAGAGAGGACTTTATTCCAGACCTCTAACAACCTTACGTGAAG AGAAAAACGAGAAGCTGAATTTTGGACTGGCGGCTGTCCAAGAGCGAGGAGAGGAGGAGATGTTGTCTTCCACTGTCTGCAACCAAAGTTCAAGCCATTCTCCTCCTACAG TGAAACCGGAGCGGCGCGTGCAGGAAACAGATCGAG ATTTGACAGACTCTTTGCTTGATGATCCTGGAAC ACGCGTGGATGAGACTCTCGGTCTGACCGGACTCAGTGATGTGAGAGACATCCTATCAGAGTTAATCAGAGATGGGGCTTTGTCTCGATCAGCTCTGGGTCTTTCTCAAAGAGGAGCTGGTACATCCAACAG GTCTGAGGTGAAGCAGGGAGGAGTCATGATGGAGGAGGAGAGGAGAGACTTGAGGATCTGGATGAGGAGGAAACAGAGAGAAAGATTGACAGAATATCACAAACAGAGAGAAAAGAAAAGAGAAGCTGAGCACAGACCCTTTACTTCACCTCTCAAACAC AATCCCACCTCTGTAAATCTGGCAACAAACAAGAAAGCCAAAGAGGAAAGAGACAA GATGGTTTTACAGGAACATTATGAGCATAGAGCTCGCGACGCCTGCAGTCTGATCACTGACCTCCTCACAACACCTCTGAACCTCCCTACAAACCCCCACCAAAGCCTCAG GAGCCAAAGTCAATCATCTGTGAGAAACAAGACGACCCCTAAAACCGGACCTCACGGACGATCAGCGTCCTCTCTTGGAAAGACAGTCGTGCTTCAGAAGAAATCTACAGCAAAACCCCACGGATCATTGAGCAGCAGACTCGGCCTACACCGACCAG CGAGCGCTCTTCCAGGTGACCGGTTATCACAGGTGACTCGACGTGGGATGCTGACAGACGTGAAAGCCAGACAAGGAAAAAAGACGATTCATCAAA AGCAGAAAAATGGTTTCCAAACATCTACAGTAAAAGATCAGATGCCTGTGGAGGACACAGATGAGCGACATGTGATGAGTCCATGGAAGCGCTCTATTGACATCAACACGATTCTGAGGTTGGCGGATCAAGAG AGATTTGATGAGTATGATGAAGAAGTGTTCACAGGTGTGGATCTGAT